Genomic window (Streptomyces sp. TG1A-60):
GGATGTACGGCTCGGCGACCTGGCCCATGGTGATGGCGGTCTGGACCCGGCTGTCGATGCCCTCCTTCTCCAGGAAGTCCTGGAGGGCGAGACAGTTCATGACCGTGCCGAGCATGCCCATGTAGTCCGAACGGGCCCGGTCCATGCCGCGCTGCTGGAGTTCGGCGCCGCGGAAGAAGTTGCCGCCGCCGATGACTACGGCGATCTCCGCTCCGTCACGTACGACGGCCGCGATCTCCCGGGCGATGGCGTGCACCACGTCCGGATCGACGCCGATGGCACCGCCCCCGGAGAACGCCTCTCCGGACAGCTTCAGCAGGTACCGGCCGCTTACTTTGCCGTCGTCGCTCTTCTGGGGCTTGGTGGTCATGGAGATCTCGCCTCTTTACGTGTCGCACATACGAAGAAGGCCATTGCCGGTGGGGTGGTGTTCACATCCCATGCGCGGCAACGGCCTCCTCGTCAGATCTGCTGTCGTCCGTCACGCGTCACGCGTCACGCGCGCAGGTGGCGGCGTACGCGAACGACTGCCCTCGACCCTATCGGGGTCGGGTGCCCGTCGCGTAACGGACTCAGATGCCGACCTTGATGCGCGTGAAGCGCTTCAGGGTGACACCGGCCTCGTCCAGGACCTTCTGGACGGACTTCTTGTTGTCGAGCGCGTACGGCTGGCCGAGCAGCGTGGCGTCCTTGAAGAAGCCGCCCAGGCGACCCTCGACGATCTTCGGCAGGGCGGCCTCGGGCTTGCCCTCGGCGCGTGTGGTCTCCTCGGCGACGCGGCGCTCGGACTCGACGACCTCGGCCGGCACGTCCTCCCTGGAGAGGTACTTCGGCGCGAAGGCGGCGATGTGCTGGGCGACACCCTTGGCGAGCTCGGCGTCGGCCTTGTCCAGCTCGACCAGGACACCGATCTGCGGGGGCAGATCGGGCATGGTGCGGTGCATGTAGGCGAAGACGAAGCCGTCGGCGAACTGCGCGAAGCGGTCGAGGACGATCTTCTCGCCGAGGTTGGCGTTGGCCTCGTCGACGTACGCCTGGACGGTCTTGCCAGCCTCGATCTCGGAGGAGAGCAGGGTGTCGATGTCGGCCGGGGAGGTCTTGGCGACATGCTCGGCGATCGCGGCGGCGGCGGCCTGGAACTTCTCGCCCTTGGCGACGAAGTCCGTCTC
Coding sequences:
- the tsf gene encoding translation elongation factor Ts, which encodes MANYTAADVKKLRELTGAGMMDCKKALDEAEGNVDKAVEALRIKGQKGVAKREGRSAENGAVVSLIADDNTSGVLVELKCETDFVAKGEKFQAAAAAIAEHVAKTSPADIDTLLSSEIEAGKTVQAYVDEANANLGEKIVLDRFAQFADGFVFAYMHRTMPDLPPQIGVLVELDKADAELAKGVAQHIAAFAPKYLSREDVPAEVVESERRVAEETTRAEGKPEAALPKIVEGRLGGFFKDATLLGQPYALDNKKSVQKVLDEAGVTLKRFTRIKVGI